AGCCTAAGCAGCTTAGTTTATACGAAAAAAGAGTGTTAAATTTTTTGCTTAAATGCTTTCAACAGTGTTATAGAAATAACCCGGAAAGTCTGAGAGAATTTAACACGATTGTTTTTCCATTTGAACTGTTTAAAAATACTGTGGATGACAACGCTGATTATCGTAGAAAAATAAAAAACGCCCTACACTCTTTGAATACTAAAAGTTTTGTTTTAAAAGATTTTATTGAATTTGGAACCGGGAAAAGACTAGGTGACTATACTACAACTCTTGTTAATAGCTTTTCTGTTTATCAAGAAGACAAAAATATGCTAAGAGTGACTATCCCTGCCCCATTAGCCGGAACTTGTTGCCAAAAACTAGGGTATTATACACATCTTGACTTTAAAACAATCAACTCCTTTACTAGAAAATATGCTTTAAATTTATATGAATATCTTGTTTCAAAAATACAATTCTTTTCAAATGAGCGTAATTTTAAAGATGAAATTTCATTTAAGATAGACGAACTTGAGAATATTTTTGAGTTCAAAAGCTCTGAATTAAAGGATGATTATACTTTAAATTCTTTGCTTGCCGATAAAAAGCTAGGCGATATTATGGATTCTATAAAAGAAACTATAAATTTAAAGAATTATGAGGTATTATCAAAAGACTTGAAGCTGGTTGTTTTGATAGATAAAGATGTTTATTTAAAATTCCAAACGATGCCACCTGATGTTGTTGATCTAGCGCTTGAGAAGTTTTCTAATTTAATAGATGCCGATGTTTCATATCCTGCCGATAATCAAGTAGTTTTTACTCTTGATAAAACCAAAATGATTGATACTATGGCAAATTTTTTAAATATCTTGGCAAAAAATTGCCCTAATCAACTATTACTAGATGCCGATGAGGATAAAGTTAAATACGGCGACATTGCTGTAAATTCTAAAGGAGATTTTTACTATTTAAGAAAAGATGCCTCTATGCCTCTCATAAAATATAAGCAAAAGAAAAAAATTCTAAATTTCTTATATAAAAATCACTATGAACGTCTAATGAAAAAATGTAAGCAAACTATTGTTCTTGATGCAGAGTGTGAAGAGTTACAAATCTCAATAGAAAATCAA
This region of Campylobacter sp. RM16192 genomic DNA includes:
- a CDS encoding RepB family plasmid replication initiator protein, with translation MEFKGNESISTIDNDVEFKKILKANSVIRGWVVNPANLKEKPKQLSLYEKRVLNFLLKCFQQCYRNNPESLREFNTIVFPFELFKNTVDDNADYRRKIKNALHSLNTKSFVLKDFIEFGTGKRLGDYTTTLVNSFSVYQEDKNMLRVTIPAPLAGTCCQKLGYYTHLDFKTINSFTRKYALNLYEYLVSKIQFFSNERNFKDEISFKIDELENIFEFKSSELKDDYTLNSLLADKKLGDIMDSIKETINLKNYEVLSKDLKLVVLIDKDVYLKFQTMPPDVVDLALEKFSNLIDADVSYPADNQVVFTLDKTKMIDTMANFLNILAKNCPNQLLLDADEDKVKYGDIAVNSKGDFYYLRKDASMPLIKYKQKKKILNFLYKNHYERLMKKCKQTIVLDAECEELQISIENQERNDIAETIKYFIGRKLYSAKADSTFEIVSLSVDDKKSIEGEFKILAGLINIETKQEVHNSFNSLEQLKKTLEKSRKKFEQDANLFDDF